A single Ptiloglossa arizonensis isolate GNS036 chromosome 2, iyPtiAriz1_principal, whole genome shotgun sequence DNA region contains:
- the Aub gene encoding aubergine isoform X2, translating to MSDRGRGRSRGRARGLDKKQPKVLGSHESVPQSTTSAWGRRPGPSSQAEPPTQTSYSLSQQTKAQQLTLGSAEVPGHYAEQGPKQVQVIEGGDVGTLGRGAMRGRRLLPEIITKPTQLVTKKGNSGTSVNLQTNYFKLLTTTDWCLYQYRVDFSPEEDRTIVRKGLLKLHKAKLGAYIFDGTVLYSSARIPDKLEMWSVRQSDETKIKITMRLVDDMIKGDPKYIHFFNIIMRKCLELLKLQLVGRDYFDARSKIEIREFRLELWPGYLTSIRQHENDILMCAEITHKVMRQQTVLDVLNDCYQQNRNEYKMLFENQIIGLVVLTDYNNNTYRISDVDYSTNPNSTFQLRNGESISYKDYYKNKYQIKINNYSQPMLVTRLKPKERRAGQPELVYLVPELCRTTGFTDSMRNDFHLMRALAEHTRVSPKSRIDKLMLFNRRLRSQQTIVQEFNDWNLNLDEKLVNIRGRVLEPERIILGGGRQVTAGQFADWTRELSKKLLFNTTRLKNWVLICVQRLRHDAEAFVETIRDSANGIGCEINKPRFYDINDDRSNTYSEVLERIMSSSNPELVFCIVSNNRADRYSAIKKKCIVDRPVPSQVFLAKNLRAKNVRSIATKVAIQMVCKLGGAPWSVELPPISLMVVGFDVCHDPHDKQRDFGAMVASLDKNLTRYFSAVSAHTSGEELSNEFSINLMKALRNYREMNNSLPSHIVIYRDGVGEGQVPYVYSHEVEQIKSKLNEFYGDPALVKMAFVIITKRINTRFFYHENNPPPGTIVDDVVTNPIKYDFYIVSQSVRQGTVSPCAYNVIADSTGWRADQLQRITYKMTHMYYNWSGSVKVPAPCQYAHKLAFLVAQFIRRPPSMQMENLLYYL from the exons ATGTCCGATCGAGGAAGAGGTAGGAGTCGTGGCCGAGCACGAGGCCTGGATAAAAAGCAACCAAAAGTATTAGGCTCACATGAATCTGTACCACAGTCGACTACAAGTGCTTGGGGTCGTAGACCTGGACCTTCTTCACAAGCAGAGCCACCTACACAAACATCCTACTCTTTATCACAACAGACGAAGGCACAG CAGTTGACCCTTGGAAGTGCTGAGGTGCCTGGCCATTATGCAGAACAAGGACCTAAGCAAGTACAGG TCATTGAAGGTGGAGATGTTGGTACGTTAGGCAGAGGTGCAATGAGGGGGCGACGTCTTTTACCTGAAATCATTACGAAACCAACACAATTAGTTACTAAGAAAG GTAACAGCGGTACTAGTGTAAATCTGCAAACAAATTACTTCAAGTTGTTGACAACAACTGATTGGTGCCTATATCAGTACAGAGTTGATTTTTCACCTGAAGAAGATCGAACTATTGTTCGAAAGGGTCTATTAAAACTTCACAAAGCAAAATTGGGAGCATATATTTTCGATGGAACAGTCCTTTATTCAAGTGCGCGAATACCAGAT AAGTTAGAAATGTGGTCTGTTCGACAGTCGGATGAAACAAAGATTAAAATTACTATGCGCCTGGTTGATGATATGATCAAAGGTGATCCCAAATacattcatttttttaatataattatgcGAAAGTGTTTGGAACTTTTGAAGCTCCAACTTGTTGGACGTGATTACTTTGATGCACGTAGCAAA ATAGAAATTCGTGAATTCAGACTAGAACTCTGGCCCGGATATCTTACTTCTATAAGGCAACATGAGAATGATATCCTTATGTGTGCTGAAATAACGCATAAAGTTATGCGTCAGCAAACTGTATTAGACGTATTAAATGACTGTTATCAACAAAATCGCAATGAATATAAG atgTTATTTGAAAATCAAATTATTGGTCTTGTTGTTCTTACGGATTACAATAACAATACGTATCGAATATCTGATGTAGATTATAGTACAAACCCCAattccacttttcaattaagaaatggtgaaagtaTTTCTTATAaagattattataaaaataagtatcaaattaaaattaacaattacTCCCAGCCAATGCTCGTAACGAGATTAAAACCAAAAGAGCGCCGTGCAGGTCAACCTGAGTTAGTGTATCTTGTTCCTGAATTATGTCGGACAACAG GTTTTACTGACTCAATGAGGAATGATTTTCACTTAATGAGAGCATTGGCGGAGCATACTCGTGTGTCTCCTAAATCacgtatagataaattaatgttATTCAATAGAAGGTTACGATCTCAACAAACAATAGTGCAAGAATTTAATGATTGGAACCTAAACCTTGACGAAAAATTGGTTAATATACGGGGTCGTGTTTTGGAACCAGAACGTATTATTCTTGGTGGTGGTAGACAAGTTACTGCTGGacagtttgcggattggacgagaGAATTATCCAAGAAACTATTATTTAATACGACTCGGTTAAAAAATTGGGTTTTAATTTGTGTGCAACGTTTAAGACACGATGCAGAG GCGTTCGTTGAAACAATTCGAGACTCAGCGAACGGTATCGGATGTGAAATTAACAAACCCAGATTTTATGATATAAATGATGATCGATCAAATACCTATTCAGAAGTCCTGGAAAGGATAATGAGCAGCTCTAATCCGGAACTAGTATTTTGTATTGTTTCGAATAATCGGGCTGATCGATATAGTGCTATAAAGAAGAAATGTATCGTTGATCGACCAGTACCGTCACAAGTTTTCCTCGCAAAAAATTTAAGAGCAAAAAATGTGAGATCAATAGCCACCAAGGTGGCAATTCAAATGGTGTGTAAATTGGGCGGTGCTCCATGGAGTGTTGAATTACCACCAATTAGTTTAATGGTTGTTGGTTTTGACGTGTGTCACGACCCACATGATAAACAACGCGACTTTGGTGCAATGGTCGCATCATTGGATAAAAATTTGACAAGATACTTTAGTGCAGTAAGCGCACACACTTCGGGAGAAGAATTATCTAACGAGTTCTCTATAAATTTAATGAAAGCGTTACGGAATTACAGAGAAATGAACAACAGTTTGCCATCGCATATAGTAATCTATCGTGATGGCGTTGGTGAAGGTCAAGTGCCATATGTTTATTCACACGAGGTGGAACAGATAAAATCTAAATTGAACGAATTTTATGGTGACCCTGCCTTAGTAAAAATGGCATTTGTAATAATTACAAAACGCATAAACACTCGCTTTTTCTATCATGAGAATAATCCTCCACCAGGCACAATAGTCGATGACGTAGTCACAAATCCAATAAAATATGATTTTTATATTGTGTCTCAGAGTGTACGACAAGGCACAGTATCACCGTGTGCGTATAATGTTATCGCAGACTCAACAGGTTGGAGAGCTGATCAGTTACAAAGAATTACGTACAAAATGACTCACATGTATTATAATTGGTCCGGATCCGTAAAAGTACCTGCACCTTGCCAATATGCACATAAGCTTGCATTCTTGGTAGCACAATTCATACGCCGTCCACCGAGTATGCAAATGGAGAATCTATTATATTACTTATAA
- the Aub gene encoding aubergine isoform X3, with translation MSDRGRGRSRGRARGLDKKQPKVLGSHESVPQSTTSAWGRRPGPSSQAEPPTQTSYSLSQQTKAQGAIGHVVQQLTLGSAEVPGHYAEQGPKQVQGNSGTSVNLQTNYFKLLTTTDWCLYQYRVDFSPEEDRTIVRKGLLKLHKAKLGAYIFDGTVLYSSARIPDKLEMWSVRQSDETKIKITMRLVDDMIKGDPKYIHFFNIIMRKCLELLKLQLVGRDYFDARSKIEIREFRLELWPGYLTSIRQHENDILMCAEITHKVMRQQTVLDVLNDCYQQNRNEYKMLFENQIIGLVVLTDYNNNTYRISDVDYSTNPNSTFQLRNGESISYKDYYKNKYQIKINNYSQPMLVTRLKPKERRAGQPELVYLVPELCRTTGFTDSMRNDFHLMRALAEHTRVSPKSRIDKLMLFNRRLRSQQTIVQEFNDWNLNLDEKLVNIRGRVLEPERIILGGGRQVTAGQFADWTRELSKKLLFNTTRLKNWVLICVQRLRHDAEAFVETIRDSANGIGCEINKPRFYDINDDRSNTYSEVLERIMSSSNPELVFCIVSNNRADRYSAIKKKCIVDRPVPSQVFLAKNLRAKNVRSIATKVAIQMVCKLGGAPWSVELPPISLMVVGFDVCHDPHDKQRDFGAMVASLDKNLTRYFSAVSAHTSGEELSNEFSINLMKALRNYREMNNSLPSHIVIYRDGVGEGQVPYVYSHEVEQIKSKLNEFYGDPALVKMAFVIITKRINTRFFYHENNPPPGTIVDDVVTNPIKYDFYIVSQSVRQGTVSPCAYNVIADSTGWRADQLQRITYKMTHMYYNWSGSVKVPAPCQYAHKLAFLVAQFIRRPPSMQMENLLYYL, from the exons ATGTCCGATCGAGGAAGAGGTAGGAGTCGTGGCCGAGCACGAGGCCTGGATAAAAAGCAACCAAAAGTATTAGGCTCACATGAATCTGTACCACAGTCGACTACAAGTGCTTGGGGTCGTAGACCTGGACCTTCTTCACAAGCAGAGCCACCTACACAAACATCCTACTCTTTATCACAACAGACGAAGGCACAG GGTGCTATTGGTCATGTTGTGCAGCAGTTGACCCTTGGAAGTGCTGAGGTGCCTGGCCATTATGCAGAACAAGGACCTAAGCAAGTACAGG GTAACAGCGGTACTAGTGTAAATCTGCAAACAAATTACTTCAAGTTGTTGACAACAACTGATTGGTGCCTATATCAGTACAGAGTTGATTTTTCACCTGAAGAAGATCGAACTATTGTTCGAAAGGGTCTATTAAAACTTCACAAAGCAAAATTGGGAGCATATATTTTCGATGGAACAGTCCTTTATTCAAGTGCGCGAATACCAGAT AAGTTAGAAATGTGGTCTGTTCGACAGTCGGATGAAACAAAGATTAAAATTACTATGCGCCTGGTTGATGATATGATCAAAGGTGATCCCAAATacattcatttttttaatataattatgcGAAAGTGTTTGGAACTTTTGAAGCTCCAACTTGTTGGACGTGATTACTTTGATGCACGTAGCAAA ATAGAAATTCGTGAATTCAGACTAGAACTCTGGCCCGGATATCTTACTTCTATAAGGCAACATGAGAATGATATCCTTATGTGTGCTGAAATAACGCATAAAGTTATGCGTCAGCAAACTGTATTAGACGTATTAAATGACTGTTATCAACAAAATCGCAATGAATATAAG atgTTATTTGAAAATCAAATTATTGGTCTTGTTGTTCTTACGGATTACAATAACAATACGTATCGAATATCTGATGTAGATTATAGTACAAACCCCAattccacttttcaattaagaaatggtgaaagtaTTTCTTATAaagattattataaaaataagtatcaaattaaaattaacaattacTCCCAGCCAATGCTCGTAACGAGATTAAAACCAAAAGAGCGCCGTGCAGGTCAACCTGAGTTAGTGTATCTTGTTCCTGAATTATGTCGGACAACAG GTTTTACTGACTCAATGAGGAATGATTTTCACTTAATGAGAGCATTGGCGGAGCATACTCGTGTGTCTCCTAAATCacgtatagataaattaatgttATTCAATAGAAGGTTACGATCTCAACAAACAATAGTGCAAGAATTTAATGATTGGAACCTAAACCTTGACGAAAAATTGGTTAATATACGGGGTCGTGTTTTGGAACCAGAACGTATTATTCTTGGTGGTGGTAGACAAGTTACTGCTGGacagtttgcggattggacgagaGAATTATCCAAGAAACTATTATTTAATACGACTCGGTTAAAAAATTGGGTTTTAATTTGTGTGCAACGTTTAAGACACGATGCAGAG GCGTTCGTTGAAACAATTCGAGACTCAGCGAACGGTATCGGATGTGAAATTAACAAACCCAGATTTTATGATATAAATGATGATCGATCAAATACCTATTCAGAAGTCCTGGAAAGGATAATGAGCAGCTCTAATCCGGAACTAGTATTTTGTATTGTTTCGAATAATCGGGCTGATCGATATAGTGCTATAAAGAAGAAATGTATCGTTGATCGACCAGTACCGTCACAAGTTTTCCTCGCAAAAAATTTAAGAGCAAAAAATGTGAGATCAATAGCCACCAAGGTGGCAATTCAAATGGTGTGTAAATTGGGCGGTGCTCCATGGAGTGTTGAATTACCACCAATTAGTTTAATGGTTGTTGGTTTTGACGTGTGTCACGACCCACATGATAAACAACGCGACTTTGGTGCAATGGTCGCATCATTGGATAAAAATTTGACAAGATACTTTAGTGCAGTAAGCGCACACACTTCGGGAGAAGAATTATCTAACGAGTTCTCTATAAATTTAATGAAAGCGTTACGGAATTACAGAGAAATGAACAACAGTTTGCCATCGCATATAGTAATCTATCGTGATGGCGTTGGTGAAGGTCAAGTGCCATATGTTTATTCACACGAGGTGGAACAGATAAAATCTAAATTGAACGAATTTTATGGTGACCCTGCCTTAGTAAAAATGGCATTTGTAATAATTACAAAACGCATAAACACTCGCTTTTTCTATCATGAGAATAATCCTCCACCAGGCACAATAGTCGATGACGTAGTCACAAATCCAATAAAATATGATTTTTATATTGTGTCTCAGAGTGTACGACAAGGCACAGTATCACCGTGTGCGTATAATGTTATCGCAGACTCAACAGGTTGGAGAGCTGATCAGTTACAAAGAATTACGTACAAAATGACTCACATGTATTATAATTGGTCCGGATCCGTAAAAGTACCTGCACCTTGCCAATATGCACATAAGCTTGCATTCTTGGTAGCACAATTCATACGCCGTCCACCGAGTATGCAAATGGAGAATCTATTATATTACTTATAA
- the Aub gene encoding aubergine isoform X1, translating to MSDRGRGRSRGRARGLDKKQPKVLGSHESVPQSTTSAWGRRPGPSSQAEPPTQTSYSLSQQTKAQGAIGHVVQQLTLGSAEVPGHYAEQGPKQVQVIEGGDVGTLGRGAMRGRRLLPEIITKPTQLVTKKGNSGTSVNLQTNYFKLLTTTDWCLYQYRVDFSPEEDRTIVRKGLLKLHKAKLGAYIFDGTVLYSSARIPDKLEMWSVRQSDETKIKITMRLVDDMIKGDPKYIHFFNIIMRKCLELLKLQLVGRDYFDARSKIEIREFRLELWPGYLTSIRQHENDILMCAEITHKVMRQQTVLDVLNDCYQQNRNEYKMLFENQIIGLVVLTDYNNNTYRISDVDYSTNPNSTFQLRNGESISYKDYYKNKYQIKINNYSQPMLVTRLKPKERRAGQPELVYLVPELCRTTGFTDSMRNDFHLMRALAEHTRVSPKSRIDKLMLFNRRLRSQQTIVQEFNDWNLNLDEKLVNIRGRVLEPERIILGGGRQVTAGQFADWTRELSKKLLFNTTRLKNWVLICVQRLRHDAEAFVETIRDSANGIGCEINKPRFYDINDDRSNTYSEVLERIMSSSNPELVFCIVSNNRADRYSAIKKKCIVDRPVPSQVFLAKNLRAKNVRSIATKVAIQMVCKLGGAPWSVELPPISLMVVGFDVCHDPHDKQRDFGAMVASLDKNLTRYFSAVSAHTSGEELSNEFSINLMKALRNYREMNNSLPSHIVIYRDGVGEGQVPYVYSHEVEQIKSKLNEFYGDPALVKMAFVIITKRINTRFFYHENNPPPGTIVDDVVTNPIKYDFYIVSQSVRQGTVSPCAYNVIADSTGWRADQLQRITYKMTHMYYNWSGSVKVPAPCQYAHKLAFLVAQFIRRPPSMQMENLLYYL from the exons ATGTCCGATCGAGGAAGAGGTAGGAGTCGTGGCCGAGCACGAGGCCTGGATAAAAAGCAACCAAAAGTATTAGGCTCACATGAATCTGTACCACAGTCGACTACAAGTGCTTGGGGTCGTAGACCTGGACCTTCTTCACAAGCAGAGCCACCTACACAAACATCCTACTCTTTATCACAACAGACGAAGGCACAG GGTGCTATTGGTCATGTTGTGCAGCAGTTGACCCTTGGAAGTGCTGAGGTGCCTGGCCATTATGCAGAACAAGGACCTAAGCAAGTACAGG TCATTGAAGGTGGAGATGTTGGTACGTTAGGCAGAGGTGCAATGAGGGGGCGACGTCTTTTACCTGAAATCATTACGAAACCAACACAATTAGTTACTAAGAAAG GTAACAGCGGTACTAGTGTAAATCTGCAAACAAATTACTTCAAGTTGTTGACAACAACTGATTGGTGCCTATATCAGTACAGAGTTGATTTTTCACCTGAAGAAGATCGAACTATTGTTCGAAAGGGTCTATTAAAACTTCACAAAGCAAAATTGGGAGCATATATTTTCGATGGAACAGTCCTTTATTCAAGTGCGCGAATACCAGAT AAGTTAGAAATGTGGTCTGTTCGACAGTCGGATGAAACAAAGATTAAAATTACTATGCGCCTGGTTGATGATATGATCAAAGGTGATCCCAAATacattcatttttttaatataattatgcGAAAGTGTTTGGAACTTTTGAAGCTCCAACTTGTTGGACGTGATTACTTTGATGCACGTAGCAAA ATAGAAATTCGTGAATTCAGACTAGAACTCTGGCCCGGATATCTTACTTCTATAAGGCAACATGAGAATGATATCCTTATGTGTGCTGAAATAACGCATAAAGTTATGCGTCAGCAAACTGTATTAGACGTATTAAATGACTGTTATCAACAAAATCGCAATGAATATAAG atgTTATTTGAAAATCAAATTATTGGTCTTGTTGTTCTTACGGATTACAATAACAATACGTATCGAATATCTGATGTAGATTATAGTACAAACCCCAattccacttttcaattaagaaatggtgaaagtaTTTCTTATAaagattattataaaaataagtatcaaattaaaattaacaattacTCCCAGCCAATGCTCGTAACGAGATTAAAACCAAAAGAGCGCCGTGCAGGTCAACCTGAGTTAGTGTATCTTGTTCCTGAATTATGTCGGACAACAG GTTTTACTGACTCAATGAGGAATGATTTTCACTTAATGAGAGCATTGGCGGAGCATACTCGTGTGTCTCCTAAATCacgtatagataaattaatgttATTCAATAGAAGGTTACGATCTCAACAAACAATAGTGCAAGAATTTAATGATTGGAACCTAAACCTTGACGAAAAATTGGTTAATATACGGGGTCGTGTTTTGGAACCAGAACGTATTATTCTTGGTGGTGGTAGACAAGTTACTGCTGGacagtttgcggattggacgagaGAATTATCCAAGAAACTATTATTTAATACGACTCGGTTAAAAAATTGGGTTTTAATTTGTGTGCAACGTTTAAGACACGATGCAGAG GCGTTCGTTGAAACAATTCGAGACTCAGCGAACGGTATCGGATGTGAAATTAACAAACCCAGATTTTATGATATAAATGATGATCGATCAAATACCTATTCAGAAGTCCTGGAAAGGATAATGAGCAGCTCTAATCCGGAACTAGTATTTTGTATTGTTTCGAATAATCGGGCTGATCGATATAGTGCTATAAAGAAGAAATGTATCGTTGATCGACCAGTACCGTCACAAGTTTTCCTCGCAAAAAATTTAAGAGCAAAAAATGTGAGATCAATAGCCACCAAGGTGGCAATTCAAATGGTGTGTAAATTGGGCGGTGCTCCATGGAGTGTTGAATTACCACCAATTAGTTTAATGGTTGTTGGTTTTGACGTGTGTCACGACCCACATGATAAACAACGCGACTTTGGTGCAATGGTCGCATCATTGGATAAAAATTTGACAAGATACTTTAGTGCAGTAAGCGCACACACTTCGGGAGAAGAATTATCTAACGAGTTCTCTATAAATTTAATGAAAGCGTTACGGAATTACAGAGAAATGAACAACAGTTTGCCATCGCATATAGTAATCTATCGTGATGGCGTTGGTGAAGGTCAAGTGCCATATGTTTATTCACACGAGGTGGAACAGATAAAATCTAAATTGAACGAATTTTATGGTGACCCTGCCTTAGTAAAAATGGCATTTGTAATAATTACAAAACGCATAAACACTCGCTTTTTCTATCATGAGAATAATCCTCCACCAGGCACAATAGTCGATGACGTAGTCACAAATCCAATAAAATATGATTTTTATATTGTGTCTCAGAGTGTACGACAAGGCACAGTATCACCGTGTGCGTATAATGTTATCGCAGACTCAACAGGTTGGAGAGCTGATCAGTTACAAAGAATTACGTACAAAATGACTCACATGTATTATAATTGGTCCGGATCCGTAAAAGTACCTGCACCTTGCCAATATGCACATAAGCTTGCATTCTTGGTAGCACAATTCATACGCCGTCCACCGAGTATGCAAATGGAGAATCTATTATATTACTTATAA